In the Deinococcus sp. YIM 134068 genome, one interval contains:
- a CDS encoding transcription-repair coupling factor: MTVAAPNLSKLLPTAPVGNVLLLPQVARAALFAAHPGPAVLLTTPDRVGVYASAGALGAPLTVNPGLRDWEGRHEHVVLDVNTALDLFPARPEDHALTLTVGRSLPREELLDKLERLGYERGEEPGFELRGDTLELRLEPGAGVPQGGDPVWIRAEFFGDELDTLRMLAPGDLTGEKIRTFTLEPTADYLTEVKWDATRLDLLPGRVFLDAPEFYPSALGPLADTLWPRLRGREVTSFGRSPLELADFDLDLKVLSFYRARLSDLARDVDDWRAGGYRVLILVRHDRTATYLAEKLLESREVPWLTIPRVEEGGLGFLRAGGEGGFVIPEHRTVVLTEDLIYGFQGGSALRGRKLGGKPVTDALGLHVGDYLIHPEHGIGQFQGLETRTVLGVTRDYLNLDYRNGARLAVPIEQLPVLRRHPGTTDDPPVLSSFDKKDWAKAKEKARKNAEEVAGKLLVQYAARQVTPGNAFPPQPEWDAQVEKNFQFDLTSDQRTALKETMRDLEKANPADRLISGDVGFGKTEVALRAAHRVVGHGKQVAVLVPTTLLAEQHTSTFVERFKKLPVRVEGLSRFTHDKQARAILADLAQGKVDIIIGTHRLLSGDIGFKDLGLIVVDEEHRFGVGQKEKLRALRGLPPVSKEGKIDIPEGVKAVDTLALSATPIPRTLYMSMVGLRDMSSIQTPPKGRKPIQTVLAPFDPVTVRDAILSEIERGGKVFYIHDRIASIGARSLYLRNLIPEARIGVAHGRMNEEELEEIMLGFAEGAFDVLLSTTIVETGLDIPEANTILIERADRLGLAQLYQLRGRVGRRQQTAYAYLFYPPRMTENAQRRLWAIADLQDLGSGHLLAEKDMEIRGVGNILGEEQHGHVQAVSIDVYTELLAQAVARLKGEKMETPASVSIDLPVNSRLTPEYFDGNEEERIATYGRLSEARTLQAVSRVERDLRKKYGPPTPEVQNFIDLAKLRLTALAKRVLSVGETMTHIQVAFAYKGLDYDAPGLKRFPHKTEVTTFPPGVKLEKRGLKPDDYVRTLIELLGYFG; encoded by the coding sequence GTGACGGTCGCCGCCCCCAACCTCTCCAAGCTCCTGCCCACTGCGCCGGTTGGGAACGTCCTGCTGCTGCCCCAGGTGGCCCGCGCCGCCCTCTTCGCCGCCCACCCCGGTCCCGCCGTGCTGCTCACCACGCCCGACCGTGTGGGTGTGTACGCCTCGGCGGGGGCGCTGGGGGCACCCCTGACCGTCAACCCCGGCCTGCGCGACTGGGAGGGGCGGCACGAGCACGTCGTCCTCGACGTGAATACGGCGCTCGACCTGTTCCCCGCCCGCCCGGAGGACCACGCCCTGACCCTGACGGTGGGCCGCTCTCTTCCGCGCGAGGAGTTGCTGGACAAGCTGGAGCGGCTGGGCTACGAGCGCGGCGAGGAACCCGGCTTCGAGTTGCGCGGCGACACGCTGGAGTTGAGGCTGGAGCCGGGCGCGGGCGTGCCGCAGGGCGGCGACCCGGTGTGGATTCGCGCCGAGTTCTTCGGGGACGAGCTGGACACGTTGCGGATGCTCGCGCCTGGCGACCTGACGGGCGAGAAGATCAGGACCTTCACGCTGGAGCCGACCGCCGACTACCTGACGGAAGTGAAGTGGGACGCCACCCGCCTCGACCTCCTGCCGGGCCGGGTCTTCCTCGACGCGCCGGAGTTCTATCCTTCCGCGCTCGGTCCGCTCGCCGACACGCTCTGGCCTCGGCTGCGGGGGCGCGAGGTCACGTCCTTTGGCCGCTCGCCGTTGGAGCTGGCCGACTTCGACCTCGATCTCAAGGTGCTGTCCTTCTACCGCGCCCGCTTATCTGACCTCGCGCGGGACGTGGACGACTGGCGCGCGGGCGGCTACCGGGTCCTGATCCTCGTGCGCCACGACCGGACGGCGACGTACCTCGCGGAGAAGCTGCTGGAAAGTCGGGAAGTGCCGTGGCTCACCATCCCCCGAGTCGAGGAGGGTGGCCTCGGCTTCCTGCGTGCGGGCGGCGAGGGCGGCTTCGTCATCCCCGAACATCGGACGGTCGTTCTCACGGAGGACCTGATCTACGGTTTTCAGGGCGGCTCGGCGCTGCGGGGCAGGAAGCTCGGCGGCAAGCCCGTCACGGACGCGCTGGGCCTGCACGTGGGCGACTACCTCATCCACCCGGAACACGGCATCGGGCAGTTTCAGGGGCTGGAGACGCGCACGGTCCTCGGCGTCACGCGCGATTACCTCAACCTCGACTACCGGAACGGTGCCCGCCTCGCCGTGCCCATCGAGCAACTGCCCGTGCTGCGCCGTCATCCCGGTACGACGGACGATCCGCCCGTGCTGTCCTCCTTCGACAAGAAGGACTGGGCGAAGGCGAAGGAAAAGGCCCGCAAGAATGCCGAGGAGGTCGCCGGAAAACTCCTCGTCCAGTACGCGGCGCGGCAGGTCACGCCGGGCAACGCCTTCCCACCCCAGCCCGAGTGGGACGCGCAGGTGGAGAAGAACTTCCAGTTCGACCTCACCTCGGATCAGCGCACGGCCCTGAAGGAGACGATGCGCGACCTCGAAAAGGCCAATCCCGCCGACCGCCTGATCTCCGGCGACGTGGGCTTCGGCAAGACGGAGGTGGCCCTGCGCGCCGCCCACCGCGTCGTCGGGCACGGCAAGCAGGTCGCGGTCCTCGTGCCCACCACTCTCCTCGCCGAGCAGCACACGTCCACGTTCGTCGAGCGGTTCAAGAAGCTGCCCGTCCGCGTCGAGGGCTTGAGCCGCTTCACCCACGACAAGCAGGCGCGGGCGATTCTGGCCGACCTCGCGCAGGGCAAGGTGGACATCATCATCGGGACGCACCGCCTCCTCTCCGGCGACATCGGGTTCAAGGACCTCGGCCTCATCGTCGTGGACGAGGAACACCGCTTCGGCGTCGGTCAGAAGGAGAAGCTGCGGGCGCTGCGCGGTCTGCCCCCCGTCTCGAAGGAAGGCAAGATCGACATTCCCGAGGGCGTGAAGGCGGTGGACACCCTCGCCCTCTCCGCCACGCCCATCCCGCGCACCCTCTACATGAGCATGGTGGGCCTGCGCGACATGAGCAGCATCCAGACGCCGCCGAAGGGCCGCAAGCCCATCCAGACGGTCCTCGCGCCCTTCGACCCCGTGACCGTGCGCGACGCGATCCTCAGTGAGATCGAGCGCGGCGGCAAGGTCTTCTACATTCATGACCGCATCGCCTCCATCGGGGCGCGGAGCCTCTACCTCCGCAACCTCATCCCCGAGGCGCGCATCGGCGTGGCGCACGGGCGGATGAACGAGGAGGAGCTGGAGGAGATCATGCTCGGCTTCGCGGAGGGCGCGTTCGATGTGCTCCTCTCCACCACCATCGTCGAGACGGGCCTGGACATCCCCGAGGCGAACACCATCCTGATCGAGCGGGCGGACCGTCTGGGCTTGGCGCAGCTCTACCAGCTTCGCGGACGCGTCGGGCGGCGGCAGCAGACGGCCTACGCCTACCTCTTCTACCCGCCGCGCATGACGGAGAACGCCCAGCGGCGGCTGTGGGCCATCGCCGACCTGCAAGACCTCGGCTCCGGGCACCTCCTCGCCGAGAAGGACATGGAGATTCGCGGCGTGGGCAACATCCTCGGTGAGGAGCAGCACGGGCACGTTCAGGCCGTGTCCATCGACGTGTATACCGAGCTGCTGGCGCAGGCCGTCGCCCGCCTGAAGGGCGAGAAGATGGAGACGCCCGCGAGCGTGTCCATCGACCTCCCCGTGAACTCCCGCCTCACGCCCGAATACTTCGACGGTAACGAGGAGGAGCGCATCGCCACCTACGGGCGGCTCTCGGAGGCCCGCACGTTGCAGGCCGTCAGCCGGGTCGAGCGTGACCTCCGCAAGAAGTACGGCCCGCCCACCCCCGAGGTCCAAAACTTCATCGACCTCGCCAAGCTGCGCCTGACCGCCCTCGCCAAACGGGTGCTGAGCGTCGGCGAGACGATGACGCATATCCAGGTCGCCTTCGCCTACAAGGGCCTCGACTACGACGCCCCCGGCCTGAAACGCTTCCCCCACAAGACGGAAGTGACGACCTTCCCGCCCGGCGTGAAACTGGAGAAGCGCGGGCTGAAGCCGGACGATTACGTGAGGACGTTGATCGAGTTGCTGGGATATTTCGGCTAA
- a CDS encoding type II toxin-antitoxin system VapC family toxin, with amino-acid sequence MLALDSNVVSAIFRAEDSAEAILALLEVRTGEEIVMHGAAFCEFLAGPGIREEDALDFLRDTGVRVEWQTGEVLWLRAARTFKEYAARRRRSGGERPRRILADFLIGAHAESLGATLVTLDPQHFRQNFAGLAVVNPVE; translated from the coding sequence ATGCTGGCACTGGACAGCAACGTCGTCAGTGCCATCTTTCGTGCCGAAGACAGCGCCGAGGCGATCCTGGCCCTCCTGGAGGTGCGGACGGGCGAGGAGATCGTGATGCACGGCGCGGCCTTCTGCGAGTTTCTGGCCGGTCCCGGCATTCGGGAAGAAGACGCGCTCGACTTCCTGCGTGATACGGGCGTGCGGGTGGAGTGGCAGACGGGCGAAGTGCTTTGGTTAAGAGCCGCGCGGACCTTCAAGGAATACGCCGCGCGCAGGCGCAGAAGTGGCGGAGAGAGGCCCCGACGGATTCTTGCGGACTTCCTGATCGGTGCCCATGCGGAGAGCCTGGGAGCCACCCTCGTCACCCTTGATCCACAGCACTTCCGCCAGAACTTCGCGGGCTTGGCCGTCGTCAATCCCGTCGAGTAG
- a CDS encoding tetratricopeptide repeat protein has translation MKLRTLGGLSVEGAAYRREKPLLLLAYLCLEGAQPRRRLASLFWPEAANPMNSLAQHLIRLRPLGDAVREDGGRVDGTLVCDACLLREHGRAGRHREALEGYGGAFLEGVGVDLGPDLEEWLFDTREALGREARAAALALAERRLALGDAVGAAAGAEAAYAVAGAPPPDPAELPRLYRLLVAGAHPLAVTVRREADELGVALEPPPTLAAPPLLGRGAEHAALGRLAPGEVAWVSGPPGIGKSALLAALAAGGGWRVLPGRGGLPLATLEALAPRLSGTADALAALADPRLRVAVDGWEDADDATRHVLTLAARQRPGATLLVAARDPPALPADLHLALDPLTAADLAGHPGALEVTGGHPAHVAAFLRGVPPDRTLADHLGTLPAPARELYLTLALQPVPDLAATRAALGLGAAELTRALDRLTREGLCAPTGEVRTPGPARDLLAAHPTPTALRHLHLARAHPTGTGWGHWLAARPLWEEGDHAAAAHAAHVHAGEELRRGYPAQAAATLEVSPQTGEVRLFWARIALQNGDTPRAEHLLRALPETPLVRACLALTAFKLGQFRRAMALAQDVAMDGSTAAAYATLVLGHVALRENARTEARRFYYQAAHLYRLSGEAEAALQAENLTATLAAQDGQPPDEAFGGLWEHSNSAPVQRASLLNNYADSLATYRPDDLEARRRVDAAYQEAADLYMVLGNREGQAHVLNARGVTLYERGEREQARALYLQALTLLQGSGNLRLLGLVMSNLSEVEGDLNRFEHTLDLLGRAGHTQLVQTIRLNASDFISAARKS, from the coding sequence ATGAAACTCAGGACGCTGGGCGGCCTCTCGGTGGAGGGGGCCGCGTACCGGCGTGAAAAGCCTCTACTGCTGCTGGCCTACCTGTGCCTGGAGGGCGCGCAACCCCGGCGGCGGCTGGCCTCGCTGTTCTGGCCTGAGGCAGCGAACCCGATGAACTCGCTCGCCCAGCACCTGATCCGGCTGCGGCCCCTGGGGGACGCGGTGCGCGAGGACGGCGGGCGAGTGGACGGAACACTCGTGTGTGACGCCTGCCTCCTGCGCGAACACGGGCGGGCCGGGCGGCACCGCGAGGCGCTGGAGGGGTACGGCGGGGCGTTTCTGGAGGGGGTGGGGGTGGACCTCGGCCCCGACCTGGAGGAGTGGCTGTTCGATACCCGCGAGGCGCTGGGGCGCGAGGCCCGCGCGGCGGCGCTGGCCCTGGCCGAGCGGCGGCTGGCCCTCGGGGACGCGGTGGGGGCGGCGGCGGGGGCGGAGGCGGCCTACGCGGTGGCGGGCGCTCCCCCACCCGACCCGGCGGAACTGCCGCGCCTGTACCGCCTCCTCGTGGCGGGGGCGCATCCCCTCGCCGTCACCGTGCGGCGGGAGGCGGACGAGCTGGGTGTGGCGCTGGAGCCGCCGCCCACACTCGCCGCGCCGCCCCTGCTCGGTCGGGGGGCCGAACACGCCGCCCTGGGCCGTCTCGCGCCCGGTGAGGTCGCCTGGGTGAGCGGGCCGCCGGGCATAGGCAAGAGCGCGCTGCTCGCCGCACTGGCCGCCGGAGGTGGGTGGCGGGTGCTGCCGGGTCGCGGGGGGCTGCCGCTCGCCACGCTGGAAGCCCTCGCCCCGCGCCTGTCGGGGACGGCGGACGCCCTCGCCGCGCTCGCCGACCCCCGGTTGCGCGTCGCCGTGGATGGCTGGGAGGACGCCGACGACGCCACCCGCCACGTCCTGACGCTCGCCGCGCGGCAGCGGCCCGGCGCGACCCTCCTCGTCGCGGCGCGCGACCCGCCCGCGCTGCCCGCCGACCTGCACCTCGCCCTCGACCCCCTCACCGCCGCCGACCTCGCCGGGCATCCTGGGGCGCTGGAGGTGACGGGCGGGCACCCGGCCCACGTCGCCGCCTTCCTGCGTGGCGTGCCGCCCGACCGCACCCTCGCCGACCACCTGGGGACCCTGCCCGCGCCCGCCCGCGAGCTGTACCTGACGCTCGCGCTGCAACCCGTCCCCGACCTCGCCGCGACCCGCGCCGCGCTGGGGCTGGGGGCCGCCGAGCTGACCCGCGCGCTCGACCGCCTGACCCGCGAGGGCCTGTGCGCCCCGACGGGGGAGGTCCGCACGCCCGGCCCGGCGCGGGACCTGCTGGCGGCGCACCCCACCCCCACGGCGCTGCGTCACCTGCATCTCGCCCGCGCGCACCCCACCGGCACGGGCTGGGGCCACTGGCTCGCGGCCCGCCCGCTGTGGGAGGAGGGCGACCACGCCGCCGCCGCCCACGCCGCGCACGTCCACGCGGGGGAGGAGTTGCGGCGCGGCTACCCGGCGCAGGCCGCCGCGACGCTGGAGGTGTCCCCGCAGACGGGGGAGGTACGGCTCTTCTGGGCACGCATCGCCCTTCAGAACGGAGATACGCCACGGGCGGAACACCTCCTGCGCGCGCTCCCGGAGACGCCGCTGGTCCGCGCCTGTCTGGCCCTGACCGCCTTCAAACTCGGACAGTTCCGCCGGGCGATGGCGTTGGCCCAGGACGTTGCGATGGACGGCAGTACCGCCGCCGCCTACGCGACGCTCGTGCTCGGTCACGTGGCCCTGCGGGAGAACGCCCGGACGGAGGCGCGGCGGTTCTACTACCAGGCGGCGCACCTGTACCGCCTGAGCGGTGAGGCGGAGGCTGCCCTGCAGGCGGAGAACCTGACGGCCACCCTGGCCGCGCAGGATGGACAGCCTCCCGACGAGGCGTTCGGGGGACTGTGGGAGCACAGCAACTCCGCCCCCGTTCAGCGGGCCTCGCTCCTCAACAACTACGCCGACAGTCTCGCCACCTACCGCCCGGACGATCTGGAGGCCCGCAGGCGGGTGGACGCCGCCTATCAGGAGGCCGCCGACCTCTACATGGTGCTCGGAAACCGGGAGGGACAGGCCCATGTCCTCAACGCCCGAGGAGTCACCCTGTACGAGCGCGGGGAGCGGGAGCAGGCGCGCGCCCTCTACCTTCAGGCCCTGACCCTCCTGCAAGGAAGCGGCAACCTGCGCCTCCTGGGCCTGGTCATGAGCAACCTCAGCGAGGTTGAGGGCGACCTGAACCGCTTCGAGCACACCCTCGACCTGCTGGGCCGGGCGGGCCACACCCAGCTCGTGCAAACGATCCGGCTTAACGCCTCCGACTTCATCTCAGCCGCCCGGAAGTCCTAG
- a CDS encoding S8 family serine peptidase: protein MSDLKKLPLALLVLGLAAWAGGVQTQPDKESHVFQGEVVPVSSLEEEPPVLKVGGKRGPACSGTPRQWTCAVPKDAALGEQDVSLVRVKDGKEDVLGTWVVLPGDFGLLLQTEQVKPTSLSPSINRTASELIVNVLPRASASDSSISVEEVNNILNREFKSPRRLQPFDIRERQLNDGSLLFFMDELEQLPDGLRGTLGDVSSPLTVNQFSPIRGLPQINTSRLPIWQLPLNQGIRRSIKPPLNSNIDLSNLKARFPSLFKDRGEAGLGSLINQLKVPTLVFQPNDRVINLLRKDNNSPLACTTPLERFTSTEGTSRDIDLLRKLFVSNGLASNIIATREPNIGDSPSSTAHLNKSDEDKLNDIDGAGVNRANAEAIGSRETASPSQQPIIYVVDTFGKDKNGVMTDRYAVKRGIYMAYGHGEYIGRILKMAYPEAADVQYIPACDADGSCETALVIQGICQAVAARKETKRPVIVNLSLSTPLPGQYLLDAMKYAARNGVLFVAGHGNVEDQENQKGYSCYTLVAGDRCHHFPADWSAQPSLPLSLASSIVSVGALEWLDDGWQPAEFGRLHEPGGRLAPGVLNVPADVLAPSRFYFESRPPNQVTQQGLQGLRLVYRGTSFATPLVTGLLAQRVAEGQQGLPKEWDKITSEVADISTIPSTSSPGASISPQPLDLTVHPQPQP from the coding sequence ATGAGCGACCTCAAGAAACTCCCGCTGGCGCTGTTGGTCCTCGGCCTGGCCGCTTGGGCGGGAGGCGTTCAGACTCAACCTGATAAGGAGAGCCACGTCTTTCAGGGGGAGGTCGTTCCAGTGTCCTCTCTGGAGGAGGAGCCGCCCGTCTTAAAGGTGGGAGGAAAGCGTGGGCCTGCATGTTCAGGAACGCCCCGTCAGTGGACGTGTGCAGTGCCCAAAGATGCCGCCCTCGGGGAGCAAGATGTCAGCTTGGTCAGGGTGAAAGATGGGAAGGAGGATGTCCTCGGCACCTGGGTAGTTCTTCCAGGGGACTTCGGCCTCCTCCTTCAAACGGAGCAAGTTAAGCCGACTTCCCTAAGTCCTTCAATCAACCGCACTGCCTCAGAATTGATCGTCAATGTACTGCCTCGGGCCTCCGCTTCAGACTCCTCGATTAGTGTCGAGGAAGTAAACAATATTCTGAATAGAGAATTTAAATCTCCGAGGCGGCTACAACCGTTCGACATTCGGGAGCGTCAATTGAATGACGGAAGCCTTTTATTCTTTATGGATGAACTTGAGCAATTACCTGATGGATTAAGAGGAACACTCGGGGATGTTTCTAGCCCTCTTACTGTAAATCAATTCTCTCCCATAAGGGGTCTTCCACAAATCAATACATCACGCCTTCCTATTTGGCAACTCCCGTTGAATCAAGGAATACGTCGCTCAATCAAACCTCCTCTCAACTCTAATATAGATTTGTCCAATTTAAAAGCACGATTCCCGTCATTATTTAAGGATAGAGGAGAGGCTGGACTTGGTTCACTTATAAATCAGTTGAAAGTACCCACGCTGGTCTTTCAGCCAAATGACCGAGTAATTAATCTGCTACGTAAGGATAATAATTCACCCCTCGCGTGTACTACGCCGCTCGAGAGATTCACTTCAACAGAGGGCACGAGCCGCGACATTGATCTTCTTCGAAAACTCTTTGTATCGAATGGTCTTGCATCAAATATCATTGCCACAAGAGAGCCTAATATTGGGGACTCACCTTCTTCGACAGCCCATCTGAATAAGAGCGACGAGGATAAGTTGAACGATATAGACGGCGCTGGGGTGAATAGGGCAAACGCCGAAGCCATAGGATCAAGAGAAACAGCCTCTCCCTCTCAACAGCCCATTATATACGTCGTCGATACCTTTGGTAAAGACAAGAACGGCGTCATGACAGACAGATATGCGGTGAAGAGAGGCATTTACATGGCGTACGGACATGGAGAGTATATTGGAAGAATCCTGAAAATGGCGTATCCCGAGGCAGCCGACGTGCAGTACATCCCGGCCTGCGACGCCGACGGCTCCTGCGAGACCGCCCTGGTCATTCAGGGCATCTGTCAGGCGGTCGCGGCACGTAAGGAGACCAAGCGTCCCGTCATCGTCAATCTGAGCCTGAGTACTCCTCTGCCCGGTCAATACCTCCTCGACGCCATGAAGTACGCCGCGCGAAACGGAGTTCTCTTCGTGGCGGGGCACGGCAACGTCGAGGACCAGGAAAACCAGAAGGGTTACTCCTGTTACACCCTGGTCGCAGGGGACCGCTGTCACCATTTTCCCGCAGATTGGAGCGCCCAACCGTCCCTCCCCCTGTCGCTTGCCTCGAGCATCGTGAGTGTCGGTGCCCTAGAATGGCTAGACGACGGGTGGCAGCCTGCGGAGTTCGGGCGGTTGCACGAGCCGGGCGGTCGGTTGGCCCCCGGAGTCTTGAACGTGCCCGCCGATGTCCTGGCTCCGAGCAGGTTCTACTTCGAATCCAGGCCCCCCAATCAAGTGACCCAGCAGGGACTTCAGGGTTTACGGCTGGTCTACCGGGGAACCTCCTTTGCCACTCCGCTCGTGACGGGGCTGCTCGCCCAACGTGTAGCGGAAGGGCAGCAGGGCCTTCCCAAAGAGTGGGACAAGATCACTTCCGAGGTCGCAGATATATCAACAATTCCATCAACCTCTTCCCCAGGTGCGTCAATTTCCCCACAACCCCTCGATCTGACGGTTCACCCTCAGCCCCAACCCTAA